In Venenivibrio stagnispumantis, a single window of DNA contains:
- a CDS encoding 6-pyruvoyl trahydropterin synthase family protein, which yields MPYIVRVRREFNAAHYLTDYHGSPEPLHGHTWEVELYIRADKLDNGGMGYDFIEIQQFLDEILPDYKCMNDIYDFSPSAENVAKYLYDKIKEKYPTLQKVVVWETKYGGAEYYE from the coding sequence ATGCCTTATATAGTTAGGGTTAGAAGAGAGTTTAACGCAGCACATTATTTGACAGATTATCACGGGTCACCGGAGCCACTACATGGACATACTTGGGAAGTTGAGCTTTATATAAGAGCAGATAAATTAGATAATGGTGGAATGGGATATGATTTTATAGAAATCCAGCAATTTTTGGATGAGATACTACCGGATTATAAATGTATGAATGATATTTATGATTTTTCTCCAAGTGCTGAAAATGTAGCAAAATATTTGTATGATAAAATAAAAGAAAAATATCCTACATTGCAAAAAGTAGTTGTATGGGAAACAAAATATGGTGGAGCAGAATATTATGAATAG
- a CDS encoding ROK family protein codes for MKYLGLDIGGTFLKYIFKDGENIEKDKIYIRDFFEKNDLKGFIDILNKVISLKNPDKIGIAVAGLVDKKNNKITNSPNLKMIESLDLSEYIQTDIIIENDANAAAYGEYKYGIGKNSNIFICLTLGTGLGGGVVINGKLISGVSGSAMEVGHITVEKDGWICHCGRKGCLESYVSSYGLERFYCLLTDNKKSSFEIINLAKEKDINAIKSIDYFTDYLSIGIMNLTHIFNPDIIAIAGGIVENYPDIINITKEKVKNLIFPLPLRDLRIEIATLGEYSGAYGALAIAQDYYS; via the coding sequence TGGAACATTTTTAAAATATATATTTAAAGATGGAGAAAATATTGAGAAAGATAAAATATATATAAGGGATTTTTTTGAAAAAAATGATTTAAAAGGTTTTATAGATATTTTAAATAAAGTTATATCTTTAAAAAATCCGGATAAAATTGGCATAGCAGTTGCCGGTCTTGTTGATAAAAAAAATAATAAAATAACAAACTCTCCTAATTTAAAAATGATAGAAAGTTTAGATTTATCCGAATATATTCAGACAGATATAATTATTGAAAATGATGCAAATGCTGCTGCTTATGGAGAGTATAAATACGGAATTGGAAAAAATAGCAATATTTTTATATGTCTTACCCTTGGAACAGGACTTGGTGGTGGTGTTGTAATAAATGGAAAACTTATTTCCGGAGTTTCCGGTAGTGCTATGGAAGTAGGGCATATTACGGTAGAAAAAGATGGATGGATTTGCCATTGTGGAAGAAAAGGATGCCTTGAAAGTTATGTATCTTCTTACGGACTTGAAAGATTTTATTGCTTATTGACAGACAATAAAAAAAGCTCTTTTGAGATAATAAATCTTGCAAAGGAAAAAGATATAAATGCAATTAAATCAATAGATTATTTTACAGATTATTTATCTATCGGTATTATGAATTTAACCCATATATTTAATCCGGATATAATAGCAATAGCCGGCGGAATTGTAGAAAATTATCCTGATATTATAAATATAACAAAAGAAAAAGTTAAAAATCTTATATTTCCTTTACCACTTAGGGATTTAAGAATTGAGATAGCAACTTTGGGGGAATATAGCGGAGCTTATGGGGCTTTGGCAATAGCTCAAGATTACTATTCATAA